GAAATATTCCGAGAGACATTATGCGTAGCCACAAGTGTGGAGAATTGAACACCCAGCATCTGGGACAAACCGTGGCCCTGTGCGGCTGGGTGCACCGCCGCCGCGACCACGGCGGCGTGATTTTTATCGACTTGCGCGACCGCGCCGGACTGGTGCAAGTGGTGTTCGATCCCGATGCGGCCGAGAGTTTCGCGATTGCCGAGCACGTGCGTAGCGAATACGTGCTGCGTATCGAAGGCATCGTCCGCGACCGCCCGGAAGGCACGCATAATCCGAATATGTCGACCGGCCAAATCGAAGTTTTGGGCAAACATATCGAAGTGTTGAACGAAGCCGAAACCCCACCGTTCCCGCTGGAAAGCGACATCGAAGTCAACGAGGAAACCCGTTTGCGCTTCCGCTATATCGATCTGCGCCGCACCGCGATGCAGCAAAAGATGAAAGTGCGCCGCGACGTGACTCGTCATTTGCGCCAATTTCTGGACGATCACGAGTTCTTCGAAATCGAAACCCCGTACCTGACCAAGGCCACTCCGGAAGGCGCTCGCGACTATATCGTCCCTAGCCGTACCCACCAGAATTCGTTCTTCGCCTTGCCGCAGTCGCCGCAGCTTTACAAACAGCTGCTGATGATCGCCGGCATGGACCGCTATTACCAAGTCGTGCGTTGCTTCCGCGACGAAGATTTGCGGGCCGACCGCCAACCGGAATTTACCCAGCTCGATATCGAGACCTCGTTCATGAACGAGCAGGAAATCATGGCGGTGATGGAAGAAATGATCCGCCGCCTGTTCAAGGACATCATCGACGTGGACTTGGGCGACCAATTCCCGGTGATGAGTTACGCCGAAGCGATGCGCCGTTACGGCTCCGACCGCCCGGACCTGCGGATTCCGCTGGAATTGGTAGACATTGCCGAGGAAATGAAAGGCGTGGATTTCAAAGTCTTCTCCGGCCCCGCTAACGATCCAAACGGCCGCGTGGTGGCAATGAAA
Above is a window of Methylomonas koyamae DNA encoding:
- the aspS gene encoding aspartate--tRNA ligase; protein product: MRSHKCGELNTQHLGQTVALCGWVHRRRDHGGVIFIDLRDRAGLVQVVFDPDAAESFAIAEHVRSEYVLRIEGIVRDRPEGTHNPNMSTGQIEVLGKHIEVLNEAETPPFPLESDIEVNEETRLRFRYIDLRRTAMQQKMKVRRDVTRHLRQFLDDHEFFEIETPYLTKATPEGARDYIVPSRTHQNSFFALPQSPQLYKQLLMIAGMDRYYQVVRCFRDEDLRADRQPEFTQLDIETSFMNEQEIMAVMEEMIRRLFKDIIDVDLGDQFPVMSYAEAMRRYGSDRPDLRIPLELVDIAEEMKGVDFKVFSGPANDPNGRVVAMKLPEGGDLSRSVIDELTKFVGIYGAKGLAYIKVNDLAAGVEGLQSPIVKFAPADVWAKVMAKVGAQNGDLIFFGADKAGIVNEAMGALRVKLGLDRNLLTGPWKPLWVVDFPMFAWDEKAQRYTAIHHPFTAPSCSVEELVANPGSALSRAYDLVLNGTEVGGGSIRINRTAMQQTVFDILGIGHEEAREKFGFLLDALKYGAPPHGGIAFGLDRLVMLMTGAGSIRDVIAFPKTQTAACPLFNAPAVVSEEQLKELGIRLRKPAGKEEKQD